One Streptomyces hundungensis DNA segment encodes these proteins:
- a CDS encoding 5'-3' exonuclease, whose product MLLDTSSLYYRAYFGVPDTVRAPDGTPVNAVRGLLDFISRLVHDHRPDDLVACMDADWRPQWRVDLIPSYKAHRVAEETPAGQPDEEETPDTLAPQVPVIDAVLDALGIARVGVAGYEADDVIGTLSGLASGPVDIVTGDRDLFQLVDDKRGVRVLYPRKGVGDCDLVDDELIRTKYGVRPDQYADFAALRGDTSDGLPGVKGIGEKTAAQLINEYGDLAGVRAAAADRFSRLTPAKRRGILEAADYLDVAPKVVRVAMDVALPAFDPTLPSEPLDPATLEELVARWGLAGATGRLLATLHR is encoded by the coding sequence ATGCTCCTCGACACCTCGTCCCTCTACTACCGCGCCTATTTCGGGGTTCCCGACACGGTCAGGGCGCCGGACGGCACGCCGGTCAACGCCGTGCGCGGCCTGCTCGACTTCATCTCCCGGCTCGTCCACGACCACCGCCCGGACGACCTGGTGGCCTGTATGGACGCGGACTGGCGGCCGCAGTGGCGGGTCGACCTGATCCCTTCCTACAAGGCGCACCGGGTGGCCGAGGAGACGCCGGCCGGGCAGCCCGACGAGGAGGAGACCCCGGACACCCTGGCTCCTCAGGTCCCGGTGATCGACGCCGTCCTGGACGCGCTGGGCATCGCCCGGGTCGGCGTCGCGGGCTACGAGGCGGACGACGTCATCGGCACCCTGTCCGGCCTCGCGTCGGGCCCGGTCGACATCGTCACGGGCGACCGCGACCTGTTCCAGCTGGTCGACGACAAGCGCGGGGTGCGCGTGCTGTACCCGCGCAAGGGCGTGGGCGACTGCGACCTGGTCGACGACGAGCTGATCCGTACGAAGTACGGCGTACGGCCCGATCAGTACGCGGACTTCGCAGCCCTGCGCGGCGACACCAGCGACGGGCTGCCCGGCGTCAAGGGCATCGGCGAGAAGACGGCGGCCCAGCTCATCAACGAGTACGGCGACCTGGCGGGCGTCCGCGCGGCCGCGGCCGACCGGTTCTCCCGGCTGACCCCAGCCAAGCGCAGGGGAATCCTGGAAGCGGCCGACTATCTGGACGTCGCGCCGAAGGTGGTGCGGGTCGCGATGGACGTGGCGCTGCCCGCGTTCGACCCGACGCTGCCCTCGGAGCCGCTCGACCCGGCGACCCTGGAGGAGCTGGTGGCCCGGTGGGGCCTGGCGGGCGCGACGGGGCGGCTGCTGGCGACGCTGCACCGCTGA
- a CDS encoding helix-turn-helix domain-containing protein, with protein MDDKETLRVGVAVRRLRRGLGLTLAVVAERSGLSVPFLSQVENERARPSARSLQRVADALNTTVGELYDAADCARTVDVVRAEPEGETSGVRQLLRGHHQLHAMEFTGEQDTGREFQHRNDEVMYVADGAAEVEAEGRAYRLERGDTLCLSGGVRHRWRAALPGTRILIVAVADHIEAIEETRH; from the coding sequence ATGGACGACAAGGAAACTCTTCGGGTCGGAGTGGCGGTGCGGCGTCTGCGCCGCGGCCTCGGCCTCACCCTCGCCGTGGTCGCCGAGCGCAGCGGCCTCTCGGTGCCGTTCCTCAGCCAGGTCGAGAACGAGCGCGCCCGTCCCAGCGCCCGCTCCCTCCAGCGCGTGGCGGACGCCCTGAACACCACCGTCGGCGAGCTGTACGACGCCGCCGACTGCGCCCGCACCGTCGACGTCGTACGGGCCGAACCCGAGGGCGAGACCTCCGGTGTACGGCAGCTGCTGCGCGGCCACCACCAACTGCACGCCATGGAGTTCACCGGCGAGCAGGACACCGGTCGCGAGTTCCAGCACCGCAACGACGAGGTCATGTACGTGGCCGACGGGGCGGCCGAGGTCGAGGCCGAGGGCCGCGCCTACCGGCTGGAGCGCGGCGACACCCTGTGTCTGTCCGGCGGGGTGCGCCACCGCTGGCGGGCGGCGCTGCCCGGCACCCGCATCCTGATCGTGGCCGTCGCCGACCACATCGAGGCCATCGAGGAGACCCGCCACTGA
- a CDS encoding TDT family transporter, with protein MATLTPPRAHTRAPVAVRRPALRHLGPNWYAAVMGTAVVANAGAGLPFHVPGLSVVWALSLALLVVLLAARAGHWLHHRDQARTHLLDPTVAPFYGCMSMAYLAVGIGSLSVGADLIGESAAVPLAWVLYGVGTVTGLVAAVAVPYLMVARHDVAPGSASPVWLLPVVAPMVSATLGPLLVPHLPAGQAREAMLLGSYAMFGMSLLATLVILPVVFSRLIHRGALPLFLTPTLFLVLGPLGQSTTAVNKLADVAGGAIGAPYANGMGAFAVLYGVPVMGFALMWLALAVAMVVRAARRGMGFAMTWWAFTFPVGTCVTGAEGLARHTQLHAFDWLAVALYVLLVTAWLVAGFHTVRGLVNGKLLAAPVTK; from the coding sequence ATGGCCACCCTCACACCACCCCGCGCCCACACCCGAGCACCCGTCGCCGTCCGCCGGCCCGCACTGCGCCACCTCGGGCCGAACTGGTACGCCGCGGTCATGGGGACGGCCGTCGTCGCGAACGCGGGCGCGGGCCTGCCGTTCCACGTGCCGGGCCTTTCGGTGGTCTGGGCGCTCTCACTGGCCCTGCTCGTGGTGCTGCTGGCGGCCCGCGCCGGGCACTGGCTGCACCACCGCGACCAGGCCCGCACCCACCTCCTCGACCCCACCGTCGCGCCGTTCTACGGCTGTATGTCGATGGCGTACCTGGCCGTCGGCATCGGCTCGCTGTCCGTCGGCGCCGACCTGATCGGCGAGAGCGCGGCGGTGCCGCTCGCGTGGGTGTTGTACGGCGTGGGCACCGTGACGGGTCTGGTGGCCGCCGTGGCCGTCCCGTATCTGATGGTCGCCCGGCACGACGTCGCTCCGGGCAGCGCCTCCCCCGTCTGGTTGCTGCCCGTGGTCGCCCCCATGGTGTCGGCGACGCTCGGCCCCCTGCTCGTCCCCCACCTGCCCGCGGGTCAGGCCCGCGAGGCGATGCTGCTCGGCTCGTACGCGATGTTCGGGATGAGCCTGCTGGCGACCCTGGTCATCCTGCCCGTGGTGTTCTCGCGTCTGATCCACCGGGGCGCGCTGCCGCTCTTCCTCACCCCGACCCTGTTCCTGGTGCTCGGCCCGCTCGGCCAGTCCACCACCGCCGTGAACAAGCTGGCCGACGTGGCCGGCGGTGCGATCGGCGCCCCGTACGCCAACGGCATGGGCGCCTTCGCCGTCCTGTACGGCGTGCCGGTGATGGGCTTCGCCCTGATGTGGCTGGCGCTCGCGGTGGCCATGGTCGTCCGGGCGGCCCGGCGCGGCATGGGCTTCGCGATGACCTGGTGGGCCTTCACCTTCCCCGTCGGCACCTGTGTCACCGGCGCCGAGGGGCTCGCCCGCCACACCCAACTGCACGCCTTCGACTGGCTGGCGGTCGCCCTGTACGTCCTGCTGGTGACGGCCTGGCTGGTGGCCGGGTTCCACACCGTACGGGGGCTGGTGAACGGAAAGCTGCTCGCGGCGCCCGTGACGAAGTAA
- a CDS encoding helical backbone metal receptor has translation MRVVSLVPSLTEAVAVTAPGLLVGVTDWCTHPAGLDAVRVKGTKNPDVERIVALDPDLVLANEEENRPADLAALSAAGLDVLVTEVRTLPGAFAELERVLVDGCGLARPRWLDDAERAWARVRPGPGRRAVVPIWRRPWMVLGRDTFAGDVLARLGVHNVYAGHAERYPRISIDALNAAGADLVVLPDEPYRFTPDDGPEAFPALPAALVDGRQLTWYGPSLVTAPAVLGAALGTVA, from the coding sequence ATGAGGGTGGTCTCGCTCGTGCCGTCCTTGACGGAGGCGGTCGCGGTCACCGCCCCCGGGCTCCTGGTCGGCGTCACCGACTGGTGCACCCATCCGGCCGGGCTCGACGCCGTCCGGGTCAAGGGCACCAAGAACCCGGACGTGGAGCGGATCGTCGCGCTCGACCCCGATCTCGTCCTCGCCAACGAGGAGGAGAACCGGCCCGCCGACCTGGCCGCCCTGAGCGCCGCCGGGCTCGACGTCCTGGTCACCGAGGTCCGCACATTGCCGGGGGCCTTCGCCGAACTGGAGCGGGTCCTCGTGGACGGCTGCGGCCTCGCCCGGCCCCGCTGGCTGGACGACGCCGAGCGGGCGTGGGCGAGGGTGCGCCCGGGCCCTGGACGCCGGGCCGTCGTGCCGATCTGGCGGCGCCCCTGGATGGTCCTCGGCCGCGACACCTTCGCGGGCGACGTGCTGGCCCGGCTCGGCGTGCACAACGTCTACGCCGGACACGCCGAGCGCTATCCCCGCATCAGCATCGACGCGCTGAACGCGGCGGGCGCCGACCTCGTCGTGCTGCCCGACGAGCCCTACCGCTTCACCCCCGACGACGGCCCCGAGGCCTTCCCCGCGCTGCCCGCCGCCCTCGTGGACGGCCGCCAACTCACTTGGTACGGGCCGTCGTTGGTGACCGCGCCGGCCGTGCTCGGCGCGGCGCTCGGGACCGTCGCGTAA
- a CDS encoding ABC transporter permease/substrate binding protein, which translates to MPRLHLGDWVDSAVTFLQSHFSWLFDAITRVVNGMYDGINTVLDAPQPLLFAGILALVAWWLRGLSAGVLTFAGFALIDSIQLWDDTMSTLSLVLVAAIVTLVVAVPLGIWAARSKTVSAVLRPVLDFMQTMPAMVYLIPGIIFFGVGVVPGIIATIVFSLPPGVRMTELGIRQVDGELVEAAEAFGTTPRNTLVRVQLPLALPTIMAGINQVIMLSLSMVVIAGMAGGGGLGGAVYRAIGNVDIGLGFEAGISIVVLAMYLDRMTGALSRQVSPLGRRALAKAKSGAGGLRIWNHRPQPVVALVGVVVLALVAGGMNMFGSSGEASATGAKDVGKGKKISLGYIPWDEGVASTFLWKELLERRGFTVDARQYEAGALYTGMAGGQIDFETDSWLPTTHAQYWAKYQDKLEDLGSWYGPTSLELSVPSYVKDVNTLADLKGKGSQFQNRIVGIEPSAGETGILKDKILKGYGLDGEYKVVDGSTPGMLAELKRAYAKKEPIVVPLWSPHWAYNTYDLKKLKDPKGVWGKGDGVHTLSRKGFASDNAEVGAWLKNFHMDEKQLTSLEAKIQSTGKGKEQDAVRDWLKENPGLADKWTPVAS; encoded by the coding sequence ATGCCTAGGCTCCACCTCGGCGACTGGGTCGACAGCGCCGTCACCTTCCTCCAGAGCCACTTCTCCTGGCTGTTCGACGCCATCACGCGGGTCGTCAACGGCATGTACGACGGCATCAACACGGTGCTCGACGCACCGCAGCCGCTGCTCTTCGCGGGCATCCTCGCGCTCGTCGCCTGGTGGCTGCGCGGCCTGTCCGCGGGTGTGCTCACCTTCGCCGGTTTCGCGCTGATCGACTCGATCCAGCTCTGGGACGACACCATGTCGACGCTGTCGCTGGTGCTGGTCGCGGCGATCGTGACGCTGGTCGTGGCGGTCCCGCTGGGCATCTGGGCCGCGCGCTCCAAGACGGTCAGCGCCGTCCTGCGGCCCGTCCTCGACTTCATGCAGACCATGCCGGCGATGGTCTATCTGATCCCCGGCATCATCTTCTTCGGCGTCGGCGTGGTCCCCGGGATCATCGCCACCATCGTCTTCTCGCTGCCCCCGGGCGTGCGCATGACGGAGCTCGGCATCCGCCAGGTCGACGGTGAACTCGTCGAGGCGGCCGAGGCGTTCGGCACCACCCCGCGCAACACGCTGGTGCGGGTCCAGCTGCCGCTGGCGCTGCCCACCATCATGGCGGGCATCAACCAGGTGATCATGCTCAGCCTCTCCATGGTCGTCATCGCCGGCATGGCGGGCGGCGGCGGCCTCGGCGGCGCCGTCTACCGGGCCATCGGCAACGTCGACATCGGTCTCGGCTTCGAGGCCGGCATCTCCATCGTCGTGCTCGCCATGTACCTGGACCGGATGACCGGCGCGCTCAGCCGCCAGGTCTCCCCGCTCGGCCGGCGCGCGCTGGCCAAGGCGAAGTCCGGCGCCGGCGGCCTCAGGATCTGGAACCACCGTCCGCAACCCGTCGTCGCGCTCGTCGGCGTGGTCGTCCTCGCCCTCGTCGCGGGCGGCATGAACATGTTCGGCTCCTCCGGCGAGGCCTCGGCCACCGGCGCCAAGGACGTGGGCAAGGGCAAGAAGATCTCGCTCGGCTACATCCCGTGGGACGAGGGCGTCGCCTCCACGTTCCTGTGGAAGGAGCTCCTGGAGCGCCGCGGCTTCACCGTGGACGCCCGCCAGTACGAGGCGGGCGCGCTCTACACCGGCATGGCCGGCGGCCAGATCGACTTCGAGACCGACTCCTGGCTGCCCACCACCCACGCCCAGTACTGGGCGAAGTACCAGGACAAGCTGGAGGACCTGGGCTCCTGGTACGGGCCCACCTCCCTGGAGCTCTCGGTGCCGTCCTACGTCAAGGACGTCAACACCCTCGCCGACCTGAAGGGCAAGGGCTCCCAGTTCCAGAACCGGATCGTCGGCATCGAGCCGAGCGCCGGTGAGACCGGCATCCTGAAGGACAAGATCCTCAAGGGGTACGGCCTGGACGGCGAGTACAAGGTCGTCGACGGCTCGACGCCGGGCATGCTGGCCGAGCTGAAGCGGGCGTACGCCAAGAAGGAGCCCATCGTGGTTCCGCTCTGGTCGCCGCACTGGGCGTACAACACCTACGACCTGAAGAAGCTCAAGGACCCCAAGGGCGTCTGGGGCAAGGGCGACGGCGTGCACACCCTTTCCCGCAAGGGCTTCGCCTCCGACAACGCCGAGGTCGGCGCGTGGCTGAAGAACTTCCACATGGACGAGAAGCAGCTCACCAGCCTCGAAGCGAAGATCCAGTCCACCGGCAAGGGCAAGGAGCAGGACGCGGTGCGCGACTGGCTGAAGGAGAACCCGGGTCTGGCCGACAAGTGGACCCCGGTGGCGTCCTAG
- a CDS encoding quaternary amine ABC transporter ATP-binding protein: protein MRAVFSSTREVYVSRLQAEQLYKVFGRRPEEAVRKLEGGADRDELRADGTTAAVIDASFTVEPGQIFVVMGLSGSGKSTLLRMLNGLLEPTSGRVLFDGQDLTSLPARELRTVRSSKISMVFQHFALFPHRSVLENAAYGLEVQGVPRAEREKRAAEALELTGLSGWGDSWPDELSGGMQQRVGLARALATDADLLLMDESFSALDPLIRRDMQDQLLEIQKRLKKTIVFITHDLNEAMRLGDHIAVMRDGRIVQLGTAEDILLTPANDYVSSFIQDVDRSRVLTAVSVMTVPHRPDAGECDCESVLPDAPVADVCAVAARVPHPVAVKDREGALLGVVPQERLIAFLGDDTQGPAVCSMKEVATHA from the coding sequence ATGCGGGCCGTTTTCAGTTCGACCCGTGAGGTGTATGTGTCCAGGCTGCAAGCCGAGCAGCTCTACAAGGTGTTCGGCAGACGACCCGAGGAAGCCGTCCGCAAGCTCGAAGGCGGCGCGGACCGCGACGAGCTGCGTGCGGACGGGACGACCGCGGCGGTGATCGACGCCTCGTTCACGGTGGAACCCGGTCAGATCTTCGTGGTCATGGGTCTCTCCGGCTCCGGGAAATCGACCCTGCTGCGCATGCTCAACGGGCTGCTCGAACCCACCTCGGGCCGGGTCCTGTTCGACGGCCAGGACCTGACCAGCCTGCCCGCGCGCGAGCTGCGTACGGTGCGCTCCAGCAAGATCAGCATGGTGTTCCAGCACTTCGCGTTGTTCCCGCACCGCAGCGTCCTGGAGAACGCCGCGTACGGCCTCGAGGTACAGGGTGTGCCCCGTGCCGAGCGGGAGAAACGTGCCGCCGAGGCCCTGGAGCTGACCGGCCTTTCGGGCTGGGGCGACTCCTGGCCCGACGAGCTCTCCGGCGGTATGCAGCAGCGCGTGGGCCTGGCCCGCGCCCTGGCCACCGACGCGGACCTGCTCCTCATGGACGAGTCCTTCAGCGCGCTCGACCCGCTGATCCGGCGCGACATGCAGGACCAGCTGCTCGAAATCCAAAAGCGCCTCAAGAAGACGATCGTCTTCATCACCCACGACCTCAACGAGGCCATGCGGCTCGGCGACCACATCGCCGTGATGCGCGACGGACGCATAGTCCAGCTCGGCACCGCCGAGGACATCCTGCTCACCCCGGCCAATGACTACGTGAGCTCGTTCATCCAGGACGTCGACCGCTCCCGGGTGCTCACCGCCGTCTCCGTCATGACCGTCCCGCACCGCCCCGACGCGGGCGAGTGCGACTGCGAGAGCGTGCTGCCCGACGCCCCCGTCGCCGACGTCTGCGCCGTGGCCGCCCGGGTGCCGCACCCGGTCGCGGTGAAGGACCGCGAGGGCGCGCTGCTCGGCGTCGTGCCGCAGGAGCGGCTCATCGCCTTCCTGGGGGACGACACGCAAGGCCCGGCCGTCTGCTCGATGAAGGAGGTGGCCACGCATGCCTAG
- a CDS encoding LysR family transcriptional regulator: MSVSGPEDTAPLAHRVPDLGAMELLLAVARYGSLGRAARDLGITQPAASSRVRSMERLLGVTLVDRSPRGSRLTAEGVLVTDWARRVVEAAEAFDAGAQALRGRRDSRLRVAASMTIAEYLLPGWLIALRGRWPGTAVSLSAGNSAVVAERLLGDEADLGFVEGLGVPAGLDSAVIGHDRLVVVAAPSHPWARRQHPLSPAELAATPLIQREQGSGTRQVLDAALAAHGGLAEPLIELSSTTAVKASVVSGAGPSVLSELALGEELAARRLVRIPVEGVRLRRDLRAVWRRGPLPAGPARDLLSLARPA, encoded by the coding sequence ATGAGCGTGAGCGGCCCCGAGGACACAGCCCCCCTCGCCCACCGGGTGCCGGACCTGGGGGCGATGGAGCTGCTGCTCGCGGTCGCCCGCTACGGCAGCCTCGGGCGGGCCGCCCGCGACCTCGGCATCACCCAGCCCGCCGCGAGCAGCCGGGTCCGCTCGATGGAGCGCCTTCTGGGGGTCACCCTCGTCGACCGCTCCCCGCGCGGCTCCCGGCTCACCGCCGAGGGGGTCCTCGTGACGGACTGGGCGCGGCGCGTGGTGGAGGCGGCCGAGGCCTTCGACGCGGGCGCCCAGGCGCTGCGCGGGCGCCGGGACTCGCGGCTGCGGGTCGCCGCTAGCATGACGATCGCCGAGTATCTGCTGCCAGGCTGGCTGATCGCGCTGCGCGGGCGCTGGCCGGGCACCGCGGTGTCGCTGAGCGCGGGGAACTCGGCCGTGGTCGCGGAGCGGCTGCTCGGCGACGAGGCCGACCTGGGCTTCGTCGAAGGCCTGGGGGTGCCCGCAGGCCTGGACTCGGCGGTCATCGGCCACGACCGGCTCGTCGTGGTCGCGGCCCCCTCGCACCCCTGGGCCCGGCGACAGCACCCGCTCTCGCCGGCCGAACTGGCCGCCACCCCGCTCATCCAGCGCGAACAGGGCTCGGGCACCCGCCAGGTCCTGGACGCGGCGCTGGCCGCCCACGGCGGGCTCGCCGAACCCCTCATCGAGCTGTCCTCCACCACCGCGGTGAAGGCGTCCGTGGTCAGCGGGGCGGGGCCGTCGGTGCTCAGCGAACTCGCCCTCGGCGAGGAGCTGGCCGCCCGGCGCCTGGTGCGGATCCCGGTCGAGGGCGTACGGCTGCGGCGCGATCTGCGCGCGGTGTGGCGCCGGGGCCCGCTGCCCGCGGGCCCCGCCCGCGATCTGCTCTCGCTCGCCCGCCCGGCCTGA